CCATGGCTCAGGGCTCAACCTTATCTCATCCAAGCCCCAAGCTCTGTCCAGGTTATAGACAAGTTTGCATCTCCATGTCACAgcttcctccctcttccctctaCCATAGCAAGAAGTTCCAATGCCCAGCACAAGTCATAGGGGCAGGTATGTCCTCAGAAATATCAGCGGAGGAGAAGGATGCGAAAGAGCTTCACACTCACCTTGTCCTCAAGGAGATGGAGGCGAGAGCAGTGGATGAGAGAGTGAGGAGaatttcctgcttttatactgctcctgcacagccccaggccCACAGTCACTGCACACGGGCAGTAATTTTCCAGCAGACTCACCTCCAAAGCAAAACACCCACCTGATGGCACTGGTTGGGTTTTTGATTCCGTCAACAATACATGTCCTCATTTCTGACACACCCATCAGGTTATGGACGATTCTTTCAAGTACCAGGATGAGAAGCCCAAGAATTTCCTGTGCAGGAACACATCAGTATGGGCAGAAGACAATTCCCAGGGGGATCCCCATGGGTTTGGGTTCTTTCTCATTACCTGTGCGGTGTGTTGGGGCTCAGGACAAGGTTCTGCTTTTTGCACTCTCCTCACACCACCCTGCATATTGGCCGCAGCTTTGCACCCTGACCAGCCAGAGACACAGGGGCCTGGCCACGATTCCAAACCTCCTGTAGCCCCTGAGCTATGGGAGCAGCAACAGGAAAGTCCTGCTGAGGGCAATGGCCATGAGGTCATCCTGGAGCCCTGGACTTGGGTGATGCCCTGTGCTCAGAGCTCGTTTTCAcaaggcagggatggagctgcccTGGCCGCAGGGGAATTGAGCCCTGTGTGGACATGGGCTGCACTCCTGGCTTGTCCTCACACCAAAGGCTGACACACGCCAGGCCAGAATTAGAGTGTGACTCGCCACGGGTAGGGAGAGTCTATCCCAGGAATCTTGCCTACGGAAGGCATTCCCCTGCCCTCCTGGAATGCATCCCAGCTGCCTCCAGGGCTTCAGGGCAGGGAAGTGCAGCGCTCCTTGATGGGCTTTGAGAGCTGGTTTCGTACTCAGAGGTGTTCTGAGCACTTGTCCTCCTTGAGCATCCCCATGCACGTGGCACTGGGGTGTTCTGCAGCCCTCACTGCTTGGGCAGTTGGAAGAGATTTTCTTGCCTCCCCAGTGGTGCTGGGTTGTGTTTCACACTGAGGTGGCCTTTGGAACATGGGATGGGGGGAGGGATGGAGCCCTAATGGCCGGAGAAGACGTATCACCCCAGACGGAGGGATGAGTCCCAGACACAGAGGAGATGTTTTCTgcaaccctttctttccctccatgTCATTTTCTGGAGAGcaatgaagagaaataaagagcaGCCTTTAGGTATTCTGCTGACATGTGCAGTGTGGGAAGAGCTAGGCTTCTTCCTACAAAGGTATTTGCCAACAGTGGCGCTTCACTGCCCCAAGCCAACATCGCATGTGCCTGTTTGGGACTCCTCGAATACTTGGGGCTTCTCTTCTGCCCCACTGGCATGATTCTACTTGGATAGCCTTGGGCTTCTCATCCTGGGACATGAAAGGAGCTGCATGGCAAGTTCATCACATCAGGAATGAGGAAATGAAATGGCAGCATTGAtggaaaccaaaccccaacctgGGCCATCAGGTGGGTGTTTTGCTTTGGAGGTGAGTCTGCTGGAAAATTACGCCTGTGTGCAGTGACTGTGggcctggggctgtgcaggagCAGTATAAAAGCAGGATCTTCTCCTCACTCTCTCATTCACTGCTCTCGCCTCCATCTCCTTGAGGACAAGGTGAGTATGAAGCCCCTTCTgtgcctctttctcctcctcttcctcctttgacTTTTCTCAGCACTTAACTGCCCCTTTGACCCATGAGGGGCTTGGCTCTTCTTGTCATGGGGAATGGGGTGGAAGATTTGCCATGGCTGGACCTTGGCTGAGGAGACTTCTGAGCTCTGGGGTTCGTGGGGACCTCCCTGGGCTTGGTCAATCTTGGCAGGTGTGTTAGGGAAAGGAGAAGCCCATGTGCCTCTCTGCACAGTCTCCAGCTCTTGTCTACCAAGCATGCCTTTCATCCTTCCTGGTGTGGTGAAAAGCTGCTCCTGACCCATGTCCCTGCTTTGCTTGCCCCTGGTCTATATCCCAGGTGAAGTTCTGCCATCCAGACATGTCCTGCTACAGCCCGTGCgtgccctgccagccctgcggcCCGACCccgctggccaacagctgcaatGAGCCCTGCGtcaggcagtgccaggactCCAATGTCTTCATCCAGCCCTCCCCcgtggtggtgaccctgcccggccccatcctcagctccttcccgcAGAACACCGCCGTGGGCTCCTCCACCTCCGCTGCCgttggcagcatcctcagctcCGAGGGAGTGCCCATCAACTCCGGGGGCTTTGGCATCTCCGGCTTGGGCCTCTCCGGCTTGGGCGGCCGCTACTGCGGCAGGAGGATCCCCCCCTGCTAAAGCTGCTGGCGATGGCCCTGGGGAAGTGCCCAGGGACCCAGAAGATGGCATCGCACTGGGGAAGGAGCCTTTGgtttctgcttccagagcagctgagcAACTCCAGCACCTCTTGAATAAGGATGGGGCTTGGCTGGTTCCTTGCACCACACAGCCCATACGTGACTCTGCTATTGTCTGTAGTGGGGCGTCCattcccatttttctcttttgactcATTAAATTTCTTCTGCATCCCAGCCCATGCCTTTGCCTCATCCTTTTCACTGGAGATACTCCCCCAAATGCCGTATGTCTCAGGGGTGGTTCTGGGATGGGGTTTTGGAGATACTTGAGCTCTGACAGGTAACACAGGCTTGCTTCTGATATTTTTTAGTTACACACTGTGTGACCCTCTGCTTTCTAAACTTCTCTTCCTATCTTAGTCTGGGCAGAATGACCAGATGCTGTTCAGTGAACATTGCTACTCCAATAATGACTTTTGGTCTCCCACTaaagcattctcttctccatgctcaGCAAAATCTGTACCCTCAGCCTATCATTGCCAGCCATGTTCACCAACCTCCACACCTTCCTAGCTACTCACTACCTCTCTTCCTGCCCTCTCTTCCTGGCTCCCGCTCTCCAGAAACATTCCCAGGAAGCCTAGGGCATAACAAGGAAGGAGCAAGGCAAACAGGATGTTCTCTGCCTGTGAGCCTGTGTGGCAGTCTatgagaggaaggggaaaaacgAGAAAACCCAAGTGGCACAAAGGCAACACCCAGCACCTTGTACCAGCAGAAGATGCCCAGGCATGCTCCAAAGAATGGCCTCTTTGGAAAGACTGCCCACaattttattgctgagcatgatgttatACAGCATGGCATAGTCCTTTGGTCAGTTCAAGTCAGGTCTTCCAGCAGTGTCCCATCCAGCTACTTGCACACCACTTCCACCCACATGTGCCAATGTCCAAAGCTTAGGCTTGTTAGCTGCAATGTTTTAACCACACATTTGAAGCTCAGCCCTAAAATGATCAAAACACAACCTCTGACATTACgtaagatatttttctttgaatgtgAGTCTGAGAATTACTGCCTGCTGCAAGTGAAATTGCTCTGAGGGCACTTTGGCTGCAAAGAGTTATTGTGAACAGCTCAAGGTCCAAGTGGAAACAAGTGACAAGAGATTTCCTTCAGGCATCCATACTGAGAGCAATACTATTTCACATCCTCATCATTGA
The DNA window shown above is from Lathamus discolor isolate bLatDis1 chromosome 20, bLatDis1.hap1, whole genome shotgun sequence and carries:
- the LOC136024096 gene encoding feather beta keratin-like, which produces MSCYSPCVPCQPCGPTPLANSCNEPCVRQCQDSNVFIQPSPVVVTLPGPILSSFPQNTAVGSSTSAAVGSILSSEGVPINSGGFGISGLGLSGLGGRYCGRRIPPC